The region TTTTTTCCTACGTAAATACAATGAGCGTGATTTCTTTCTATTCGTGCAAAAGGAACTACCAAAAAACGCTCTTTAAGGTATAAGTGGGCGCATGTCATTCGAACAGCGCATTCCTACCATTCTGGAGCTTGGCTTCCGCAAAGAAGCTATCGATCAGCTTAAAAGCTATCTTGATCTTCTTTGGAGCTCCAACGAAGAACTGAATCTTATTAGCCGCAAAATGACTTTCGATGAGCTTTTGGACAATCACGTTATTGATTGCCTGTTACCTCTTAAATTCTTCCCTCAAGATGCTAAAGCCGTGGCTGATTTTGGTTCCGGCGGTGGATTGCCCGGCGTGATTTATGCCATTCAATTTCCTGATATTCAGTTTCACCTTTATGAAAAAAGTAATTTGAAACAAAACTTTCTGAACAGTTGCAAAAAAATAGCTCCAAACCTAAATGTTCATGGAGAAATTCCTAAAGATCTTGTGAATGTGGATGTTGTCACAGCACGTGGCTTTAAACCTGTTGATGTGATCTTAGATGTCAGCCGCAGCTATTATGCAAAAAAAGGAAAGTATTTCCTGTTGAAAGCCCGCAAAGAAAAGATCGACGAAGAGCTATTGCTTGCACGCAAAAAGTTTAAAGATCTAAAAGTCGCTATTGAACCGTTGAAGTCCCCAGTGCTGGAGGTCGAACGGCATCTGGTTTTGATCTAAGGTTTTCGTAGACACAATCTCCATGTTTACCAAAATAGATGACCTTACGGCCCGACAAGTGGATGGTATAACTAACCACTCCACATTCCATCAGCGTTTTTACGAAATCCTTAAAAGTTAATCGATCCAAATGATTTTCCAAAATCGCCTGACGAATTCCGCCATCATCAAATTGGTCAGCTATTTTACCCTTCAGATCTAGATTGTCGGAATAGATATCTCCATCCTCAACGACGAAAATCATTTTTCCTTCCAGAAGATCCACACGGCAATAATCAACCAGTGTTTCCTCCAAAGTTGAAATGAATTCAGAAAAATTCATTGCTCCTGTTGGGGAGGTCAAACCAGATTCATTTTCTTTTTGTGATTCGATGATGATCCTCCTGCACAAAATGGTTATGATCGTTCCTATCGATATTTTCAGAAGTTATGCTTTGTACAACAAGGCCTTTGTTAAAATCACATGTCCTGCAATCGCACCACCCACGCACACGGGCATTACTAAGAAATAGGGAATGTGATACAAAAGCAAAAGACGGGGCTCTATATCCCAAGCAAAAGGTAAGGGCGACGACATCACACCGACATAAACTGCATTAAACGCTAGTATAATTCCAACGATATTAAAAAACCACACAGCTCCCTTATGACGATTCGCTATGGGGGCAATTACTAAAGCCAAGATACCTGCTAAGACATCAAAATTATATCCGGTCCACGTCATGGTAAATGGCATAGTTCCTTGCTGGGCCCAACGGTGCAAAATCACTTCAAGAGGCAATCGAAATCCCTGGAATAGCACGAGCGCGGATAACGATAAACCCAGTGCCAACCTATTTCCATAAGAGGATAGAGCAACTCCAAACGATACAACCAGCACCAATGTGAAGTAAGCTAAAGCGATCGGATACGGATAGAATTGAAAGACCTTAGTGTACGTCAGAAAAGTACCAAGTCCTAACCACAGCAATGCTAAGACGCTCGCTTTGATGACTTCACGATTAACAGAAAATTCTAAACGTTCACTGACCACACCAACGGCACCGATGAACATGATGCAGATGCCAATCACTACCGCCATAAAGAGCAGCACTGACAGACCTCCGGCGGGTGTAAAAACCATAAAGACCTCCGAAATTTAGAGGACGTTCAAAACTATCTTTCCTGTGTGTGCACTTGACTCCATAAGCTCGTGGGCTTCGCGAGCTTGTTCGAGTTTAAATGTTTTAAAAATCACCGGCTTTAGCCGTCCTTTATTCAAAAGCGGCCAAACATGATCTCTTAAGTTTTTGGCGATACGTGATTTTTCCTCGACAGAACGAGGACGCAAAGTTGAGCCCGTGATCGTCAGACGCTTTGACATCATTTTGCGAATATCAAAAGAAACGTTTGCACCCTGTAAAGTCGCGATCTGAACCAAACGCCCCATAGGGGCCAAGCATTCAATATTTCGCGGAAAATATTCCCCGCCGACCATATCCAAAATAACGTCGACACCTCTGCCGCCCGTAGCGTCTTTAACGGCCGTTACAAAATCTTCTTTCTTATACTGGATTACCTTATCAGCACCCAGATCTAAACAAGGTTGAACCGCTGATTCCTTACCTACCGTTGTAAATACTTTGGCTCCCATTTGACGGGAAAGCTGAATCGCTGTCGTACCGATTCCGCCAGAGCCACCATGAACTAAAATGATTTCGCCTTTTTTCAACTGACCACTTTCAAAAACGTTGGTCCATACAGTGAAAAAAGTTTCCGGCAATGCCGCCGCGTGAACAAAATCTAAATCATAAGGAATCGGTAGACATTGTCCCTCGGGAGCGACCACGTATTCCGCATAACCACCACCGGAAACCAGAGCACAGACATAGTCCCCTTTACTCCACTGCGTGACTTTGCTGCCGACATCAACCACCTCGCCTGAAACTTCCAAACCCAATAAATCTGAAGCCCCTGGAGGCGGAGGATACGTTCCCTGGCGTTGAGCGCAGTCTGGACGGTTAATGCCTGCGGCATGCACCTTTATTAGAACTTCATTTTCAGCGGGTTTTGGAATCGGACGCTCTGCCACGACAAGAACTTCGGGGCCTCCGGGCTTAGTCATTTCAATAACCTTCATCTGCACCTCAGGTATAACCATAAATAAACACAAACCCATAGTAAAGGCTCGTACCAACCTGACAAAACAAAACTTAAAGTTTTAAGGAAGGCCAAGAATAATAATCAGTTACCCAAAGTGTTGAGGTTCTCCCGTCCTCCGTATGTTAATTATTAAGAATCATGCAAATAAGACAAAGCCTATTGCCTTTTTTCGTCTTGTGCCTAATATCGGGCCCATGAACATGAACAAAGACCTTATTATCGCATTTGTGTTGGGTATTATGGTTGGCTGGGGAGTTTTTAAATTCACAGCATCCGATAAATCTCCAGCAGAAACACCAGTTGCTCAAGAAGCACAAGACAACACCGTTAATCAGGCAGATAACTCGGAAGTACCAGGTGGCGATATTGCTCCCCCTCCACCCTCCCTTCCCGAAAATGGCATGGCAGCTGCGCCATCTGGCGTACCGACTGCGACACCTCCAACGAACTCTGAAGGAATTCATCGCAATATTAATTTGGAGTTAACGGAAGAAGCCGTGGACATGCTTGAAAACAGCATTACCGAGCTTCACCAAGCGGTCACCGTTGAAAGAGACAACGAGGGCTTTATTCTTCACTTTGAAAGCAATGATAATTATTTTGCAAGTATTGGGCTTGCGAACAATGATCGGATTCCCTTCACACAATTTGAAGAAATGCGCCAAAACCCAGAGACTCAAGAACTTGCAAGTCGTATTGAAACAATCCTTTCAAACTTAGAGAAATAAAAAAGGCTCCCTTCGGAGCCTTTTTTTACGAACTATTTAAAATGTTTTTTAAATGCCTGCCAGCAGTCTTGATAATCAGCCTGCATAATTTCTTTACCCATCGCAAAATCACTCACCCGATATGGAGAACGTGATTCAAACATGAACGCCATAGTTTGAGAAAGCTTGATCGGTTTTAATTCCGCATTACTGGCTTTTTCAAAAGCATCGACATCGGGTCCGTGTGCTGAATAGAAATTATGAAGACTGCCACCGCCAGGAACAAAGCCACCAGCAGTTTTTGCGTCGTACTCGCCATAGATCAGACCCATGTATTCACTCATGCAATTGCGATGGAAATACGGTGGGCGGAAAGTGTGCTCTGCCACCATCCATCGAGGAGGAAAGATCGCAAAATCCACATTTGCCGTCCCCGGAATTTCACTTGGTGAAGTTAATACTGTGAAAATGGATGGATCTGGATGATCAAAACTAACTGTATTGATAACGTTGAACTTTCTTAAATCATACTTGTAAGAAACGTAGTTCCCGTGCCAAGCCACCACATCAAGAGGTGAATGAGTCATTTCGGCAGACCAAAGCTCACCGGCGAATTTTCCGATCAATTCAAATTGACCTTCCAAATCTTCAAATGCTGCTTTGGGAGTTAGGAAGTGACGACGGTGCGCCAAACCATTAGCACCGATGGGTCCGAGCTCGGGTAAAACAAAAGGATGACCAAAGTTTTCACCAACATAACCCATGCATTTACCAGAGCCCAGCGGGTTCAACTGAAACTTCATACCTCTTGGAACCACAGCAATTTCACCAGGTTCTGCTTCAATCACGCCCACTTCGGTTTTTAACTGAATAGCGCCAGCTTGAGGCACAAACATGAACTCTGCATCAGCGTTCATGAAATAACGTTTCTCCATACCTTTATCAAAAGCATACAGATGAACGTGAATACCATTATGGTGTTCAACACCACCAGCTCCACAGACAGTGCGCAATCCATCGACGAAGTCCTGACCTGAACCAGATGTAATCGGATTCCATCGCATTTGGTTTGGATTCATGTGTTGAGGTTTTGAAAAAGTTTTTGCAGTCAGATCTTTCATCGGTTTGAAAGCTTTGTGCATCACGGATGGACGAATACGATATAGCCAAGAATACAGATTAGAATGACGTGGAGCTGTGAAAGCAGAGCCGCTTAATTGTTCCGCATAAAGTCCCAATGAAACTTTTTGTGGAGAATTTTGATCAACTGGCAAAGCACCTGGACGAGCTTCCGATGAAAAGTGATTTCCGAATCCTGACAAATATTGATTTTCCATAGGCCATGATAATCAGGTTTCACCTACCAAAGTCAATAACTGCCGACCACTCCCACCCCGGGTCGAGAGCCAGTGATAAAACACAGTGCGACGTTCCGCCGTCATCAGCAGTAACCTGAACAGGAATGGAGGTCCCAAATGAAACATTTAAAACTGGCTTTCGCGGCCGTCCTTTTATTGTTTTCGGTTCAATCGATGGCGGCAGGATTTTATTTTGAACCCGGCGTATTTTACGAAAGTGGTAAAGCCACTGTTGATCTGGATGAATCCGAGGCTACAACAAAAGGACTTGGAGCGGATCTTAAGTTAGGGATGCACTTCGTGGATAGCATGCTGTTTGTGGCACTTGATGGAACCTATTCAAAACCTAAATTCAAACATGATAACACCGGTTACGAAGCCGATGCTGTTTCAAGCACCTACGGCGGGGTGATCGGCGTGCAGACTCCCCTTTTGGGTTTACGTCTGTGGGCTGGTTATGTTTTCGGCGGAACCTTAGATCCCGATGAGAGTGGCGTATTCGATGTAAAATTCGAAGAGGCCTCTGGACCGAAAGTGGGAGTGGGAATAAAAATTTTCGTCGTTGCCATTAACTTTGAGTATATGGATCTGAAATACAAAAAAGGAACCGGCAACTGGGGTTCCTTCCCAAGCCTTGATGATTTCGGAAACAAGGTCAGCATGGTCAGCCTTAGTATTCCGTTTATGTTCTAGGGCTACTTGATCAGATCCTGCGCGTTCTTCCCAAGATCGAGCAGGATCTTTCTAACCGGATCAAAAGTTTGATCCGTGCAGTCTTTAAAATTTGTGATGTGATAAAGCTTACGTAAAGTCTGCTTACCGTCAGGAGCCTCCGAAAAACTTTTCAGAGCTTGGACAAGCTTCATTTGTAACTCAAGTGGAAATCCTGCACGAAATACAACAGGGTCACTTGGAATAGAACCCGTCATCGCTATGATTCTTACTTTATCAAAAACATCTGGATACTGAGTTGCCACCAGCTTCCGGGCATCTTGAGGCTTACCATCCTCGGGCGGGGTGTGATAAGTAGCGCCCGCATCCACTTGCCCCTGATAGACCATAGAGACCACGCTATCATGTTTTCCGGCGAAGACGATGTCTTTGGGTTTCACCTGAGCGTCTTTCAATAATTTTGCAGGCAAGACATAACCAGACGTCGACGCCGGATCAACGTAAGCGAATTTCTTTCCGTTGATATCCTTAACAGATTTTATTTTTGGATCTTTAGCGATGATCTGCCCCCGGTATTCGGAGCGACCATTATTCTCACCAATTAAAACTGCATTCGCTTGATACTTGTCATGGGCCAAAATATATCCAAAGGTATTAATGATCGCAAAATCAACGCGCTGTGATCCTAAGCCCTCAATAACAGCGACGAAATTTGATGGAACTTGCACCTTCACTGTTAAGCCAGTTTGACTGCGTATCCACTTCTCCAAAATTAGACCGTTTTCCAATAAAACAGCTGCATCTTGTCCAGGAACTAGAGCAAAATGAATGGGATTTTGCTCTGTCCCCAACTCTTGTTTTGAGGTGCAGGAAAGAATCGAAATCAGGAATAAAAATACGAGTATTTTCTTCATCAAGTCAGCCTCACAAAGATTGTGCAGAGTGGAATTTACTCTTGATATTAAATCTATGCAATAAAGGCCTTTCTAAACTAAATTTTATTGTAAAGGCCCCTATGAAAAAGGATAACCGACTGATCTATGGCAAAAATCAAAGTAGAAATCGACGCTGATCTTCAAGATTTGATTCCTCAGTTTACTGAGAATCGCAAAAAGGACATCCAAGCCCTCGAAGAACTCATTTCTAAAAATGATCTTCCGGCGATTGCGGCGCTAACTCACAAAATCAAGGGCGCCGCCTCAAGCTATGGATTCATGCAATTAAGCGAAATCGCAGCACAAATGGAAAAGCTTTCGAAAAACAACGAGTCTGCTCAGCTGGCAGGTCTGGCTCAAGACATGAAGGCTCACTTTGAAAGTATCGAAATTCAATTTGTTCCGATGTCATAGGCGATAATGACAATCAGGGTTCGAATACTCCTCTTTACACTGCTCATCGTTACCGGAGCCATGATCGCAGCCGGAACCATGGGCTATAAAGTGGGTACTTCATCACTTCAAAGCGGACATTCGGAACGTTTAGTACAAATTAGGTTGAATCGCGCCCAAGCTTTAAAAACGGATATCGAAAACCTAGGTAACAACCTTTTAGTTGCTGCCGAAATGGCCCGCGTCCGTGATTCTGTCATTTCATTTCACGCAAATCTTAAAAAAATCAACGATAGCGCGTCAGACTCCAATCAGGGTAAAGATTTACGCATCGTCAACACGTTCTATCAAAATAAACCTGGGTTCGAAGAAGAAAAAAATATTGCCGCCCGCTTAAACAGACCTGCCTTGGTTTTGCAGTCTTTGATATTGCAAGAGGCAGAACGTAACGAAAGCACTCCTCGCAACGTCACAGCCTTAAAAACAGCTGATCCCTACGGCTACTTTAAAACTCAC is a window of Bdellovibrio sp. SKB1291214 DNA encoding:
- a CDS encoding DUF1398 family protein — its product is MNFSEFISTLEETLVDYCRVDLLEGKMIFVVEDGDIYSDNLDLKGKIADQFDDGGIRQAILENHLDRLTFKDFVKTLMECGVVSYTIHLSGRKVIYFGKHGDCVYENLRSKPDAVRPPALGTSTVQ
- a CDS encoding Hpt domain-containing protein, which codes for MAKIKVEIDADLQDLIPQFTENRKKDIQALEELISKNDLPAIAALTHKIKGAASSYGFMQLSEIAAQMEKLSKNNESAQLAGLAQDMKAHFESIEIQFVPMS
- a CDS encoding phosphate/phosphite/phosphonate ABC transporter substrate-binding protein is translated as MKKILVFLFLISILSCTSKQELGTEQNPIHFALVPGQDAAVLLENGLILEKWIRSQTGLTVKVQVPSNFVAVIEGLGSQRVDFAIINTFGYILAHDKYQANAVLIGENNGRSEYRGQIIAKDPKIKSVKDINGKKFAYVDPASTSGYVLPAKLLKDAQVKPKDIVFAGKHDSVVSMVYQGQVDAGATYHTPPEDGKPQDARKLVATQYPDVFDKVRIIAMTGSIPSDPVVFRAGFPLELQMKLVQALKSFSEAPDGKQTLRKLYHITNFKDCTDQTFDPVRKILLDLGKNAQDLIK
- a CDS encoding 16S rRNA (guanine(527)-N(7))-methyltransferase RsmG yields the protein MSFEQRIPTILELGFRKEAIDQLKSYLDLLWSSNEELNLISRKMTFDELLDNHVIDCLLPLKFFPQDAKAVADFGSGGGLPGVIYAIQFPDIQFHLYEKSNLKQNFLNSCKKIAPNLNVHGEIPKDLVNVDVVTARGFKPVDVILDVSRSYYAKKGKYFLLKARKEKIDEELLLARKKFKDLKVAIEPLKSPVLEVERHLVLI
- a CDS encoding NAD(P)H-quinone oxidoreductase; protein product: MKVIEMTKPGGPEVLVVAERPIPKPAENEVLIKVHAAGINRPDCAQRQGTYPPPPGASDLLGLEVSGEVVDVGSKVTQWSKGDYVCALVSGGGYAEYVVAPEGQCLPIPYDLDFVHAAALPETFFTVWTNVFESGQLKKGEIILVHGGSGGIGTTAIQLSRQMGAKVFTTVGKESAVQPCLDLGADKVIQYKKEDFVTAVKDATGGRGVDVILDMVGGEYFPRNIECLAPMGRLVQIATLQGANVSFDIRKMMSKRLTITGSTLRPRSVEEKSRIAKNLRDHVWPLLNKGRLKPVIFKTFKLEQAREAHELMESSAHTGKIVLNVL
- the hmgA gene encoding homogentisate 1,2-dioxygenase, which produces MENQYLSGFGNHFSSEARPGALPVDQNSPQKVSLGLYAEQLSGSAFTAPRHSNLYSWLYRIRPSVMHKAFKPMKDLTAKTFSKPQHMNPNQMRWNPITSGSGQDFVDGLRTVCGAGGVEHHNGIHVHLYAFDKGMEKRYFMNADAEFMFVPQAGAIQLKTEVGVIEAEPGEIAVVPRGMKFQLNPLGSGKCMGYVGENFGHPFVLPELGPIGANGLAHRRHFLTPKAAFEDLEGQFELIGKFAGELWSAEMTHSPLDVVAWHGNYVSYKYDLRKFNVINTVSFDHPDPSIFTVLTSPSEIPGTANVDFAIFPPRWMVAEHTFRPPYFHRNCMSEYMGLIYGEYDAKTAGGFVPGGGSLHNFYSAHGPDVDAFEKASNAELKPIKLSQTMAFMFESRSPYRVSDFAMGKEIMQADYQDCWQAFKKHFK